In Salinigranum marinum, one DNA window encodes the following:
- a CDS encoding macro domain-containing protein: MEFTVVQGDIATQSADALVNAAGTSLRMGSGVAGALRRAAGEELDAAAVSMGPIDLGAVAVTDAYDLDADYVVHAAAMLHYGDGRATAESIRDATRNALAAADERGCSSLVVPALGCGVAGFDLAEGARIICETIHGFQPSSLSDVRFIAYSNAEYETIRGVADAVRE, encoded by the coding sequence ATGGAGTTCACCGTCGTCCAGGGAGACATCGCCACACAGTCCGCCGACGCCCTCGTCAATGCGGCCGGGACCAGTCTCCGGATGGGCTCGGGCGTCGCCGGCGCGCTGCGCCGTGCCGCCGGGGAGGAACTCGACGCGGCGGCCGTCTCGATGGGGCCGATCGACCTCGGCGCGGTCGCGGTGACGGACGCGTACGACCTCGACGCCGACTACGTCGTCCACGCCGCCGCGATGCTCCACTACGGCGACGGACGAGCGACCGCCGAGAGCATCCGCGACGCCACGCGAAACGCGCTCGCGGCCGCCGACGAACGCGGCTGTTCGTCGCTCGTCGTCCCCGCGCTCGGCTGTGGCGTCGCGGGTTTCGACCTCGCCGAGGGAGCCCGCATCATCTGCGAGACCATCCACGGGTTCCAGCCGTCGTCGCTCTCGGACGTCCGGTTCATCGCCTACAGCAATGCCGAGTACGAGACGATCCGGGGGGTCGCGGACGCGGTCCGGGAGTAG
- a CDS encoding transporter, with protein sequence MALVDTALATVHLLVGALWVGSVGFFAAAVLPMARSGGLNAGPLESMETALTRWSRLAAVVMLASGGHLAATGYTFGTLASTTNGNLVVAMVVLWLALTGLVEVGGSRLRDGVGQKKVREPAAAALGLYRGAAVVGVLLFVTAGAIVT encoded by the coding sequence ATGGCTCTCGTCGACACTGCGCTCGCGACGGTACACCTGTTGGTCGGTGCCCTCTGGGTCGGAAGCGTCGGCTTCTTCGCCGCGGCCGTCCTCCCCATGGCTCGCTCCGGCGGGCTGAACGCCGGCCCGCTCGAATCGATGGAGACCGCGTTGACCCGGTGGTCGCGGCTCGCCGCGGTCGTCATGTTGGCGTCGGGCGGCCACCTCGCGGCCACCGGCTACACGTTCGGGACGCTCGCGTCGACGACGAACGGCAACCTCGTCGTCGCGATGGTCGTCCTCTGGCTCGCGCTCACCGGACTCGTCGAGGTCGGCGGGAGCCGCCTCCGCGATGGCGTCGGGCAGAAGAAAGTCCGCGAACCGGCGGCCGCCGCGCTCGGTCTCTACCGGGGAGCGGCGGTCGTCGGCGTGCTCCTGTTCGTCACCGCCGGCGCGATCGTGACCTGA
- a CDS encoding metallophosphoesterase family protein codes for MRTATDHDVGPVFARLSRPRPEAPTRLFVVSDPHLSSTESGTWKVYHRTESRLRAAVDTADDLGVDAVILLGDLTCDGREAEYALADEVLADLSAPLVAVPGNHDVPKRWDDYVAPTAAEFGERYGLGPYPFHARVGGLDLLCLDTASAGGRLTHTHEGELSAAALDWLRRTVTRVDTPVVVAHHTLFHPRDHVGPFPDGDFYQFRNARAVHEVLAERGGVLTLSGHLHLPTTTARGGVREVVAPATCSFPPSGLLIDSGPTGTTVRLVPLAGRQGMAEAYVRADAGNAHGQGVAAYADRGLLSDVPQADERVDAVGADVPEALRWR; via the coding sequence ATGAGGACGGCCACCGACCACGACGTCGGCCCGGTGTTCGCCAGGCTGTCGCGCCCGCGCCCCGAGGCGCCCACGCGACTGTTCGTCGTCTCGGATCCACACCTGTCGTCGACGGAGTCGGGGACGTGGAAGGTGTACCACCGGACCGAGAGCCGGCTTCGGGCGGCGGTCGACACCGCAGACGACCTCGGCGTCGACGCCGTCATCCTCCTCGGCGACCTGACGTGCGACGGCCGCGAGGCGGAGTACGCCCTCGCCGACGAGGTGCTCGCCGACCTGTCGGCCCCGCTCGTCGCGGTTCCGGGCAACCACGACGTGCCGAAGCGGTGGGACGACTACGTCGCCCCGACCGCCGCCGAATTCGGCGAACGCTACGGCCTCGGGCCGTACCCGTTCCACGCGAGGGTGGGTGGGCTCGACCTCCTCTGTCTCGACACGGCGAGTGCGGGTGGCCGCCTCACGCACACCCACGAGGGGGAACTGAGCGCGGCGGCGCTCGACTGGCTTCGCCGGACCGTCACCCGCGTCGACACTCCCGTCGTAGTGGCCCACCACACGCTGTTTCACCCCCGCGACCACGTCGGGCCGTTCCCCGACGGCGACTTCTACCAGTTCCGCAACGCCCGGGCCGTCCACGAGGTGCTCGCCGAGCGCGGCGGCGTCCTCACCCTCTCGGGGCACCTCCACCTCCCGACGACGACGGCACGCGGCGGCGTCCGCGAGGTCGTCGCGCCCGCCACCTGCTCGTTCCCGCCGTCCGGGCTACTGATCGACTCCGGGCCTACCGGAACGACCGTCAGGTTGGTCCCGCTCGCCGGGCGGCAGGGGATGGCCGAGGCGTACGTCCGCGCTGACGCCGGGAACGCCCACGGCCAGGGGGTCGCGGCTTACGCCGACCGCGGGCTCCTGTCCGACGTTCCGCAGGCCGACGAACGCGTCGATGCCGTCGGCGCTGACGTGCCGGAGGCGTTGCGGTGGCGATGA
- a CDS encoding DUF7260 family protein, with translation MTLAAARRAVDRERRVCVAEREAFRSFRTAVARLDGGSDAPVEPSTARGGRAAVTTARTLGVPAGQPADASDGCRSVRDAYRRSVLAADHVGDDETLTEHVAAELGADLARRVQTGPMTPDLRQALVDRTGVAIRARESFVELLGREADSVDAVDGTCRRLRSRIDRARSWERAAAGVPLDAAFEAWSELDRIETHLDEVATDRQATLARHRRSFAVVDDDVTSYLYGCRPGLATIASLGQRVTDGRRAIADGVGRAE, from the coding sequence ATGACGCTGGCGGCGGCACGGCGGGCCGTCGACCGTGAGCGACGCGTCTGCGTCGCCGAACGCGAGGCCTTCCGGTCGTTCCGCACCGCCGTCGCCCGACTCGACGGCGGCTCCGACGCTCCGGTCGAGCCCTCGACGGCGCGGGGTGGGCGGGCGGCCGTGACCACGGCCCGCACGCTCGGCGTCCCGGCGGGGCAGCCGGCCGACGCGAGTGATGGCTGTAGGTCGGTCCGCGACGCGTACCGTCGCTCCGTCCTGGCCGCCGACCACGTCGGCGACGACGAGACGCTGACGGAGCACGTGGCGGCGGAGCTGGGCGCGGACCTGGCACGGCGCGTCCAGACTGGCCCGATGACGCCCGATCTCCGGCAGGCACTTGTCGACCGGACCGGCGTCGCGATCCGCGCACGCGAGTCGTTCGTCGAACTGCTCGGTCGCGAGGCCGACTCCGTCGACGCCGTCGACGGGACCTGTCGCCGGCTTCGGTCGCGGATCGACCGAGCGCGTTCGTGGGAGCGGGCAGCCGCCGGCGTCCCACTCGACGCGGCGTTCGAGGCGTGGTCGGAACTCGACCGGATCGAGACGCACCTCGACGAGGTCGCCACCGACCGGCAGGCGACACTCGCGCGACACCGCCGCTCGTTCGCGGTGGTCGACGACGACGTCACGAGCTACCTGTACGGCTGTCGACCGGGCCTCGCGACGATCGCGTCGCTCGGCCAGCGCGTCACCGACGGTCGCCGGGCGATCGCGGACGGGGTCGGGCGGGCGGAGTAA
- a CDS encoding PH domain-containing protein: MGGHETGFAANALRQSLPMTSLNPRVRLVWAARSVVSAAILGVVLALAARVAPFVPEWVSVGLAGGVLVVGVVHAVLRYRSWQYEVRDDAIYLERGVLTHVRTVVPFVRIQHVDSSRGPVERAVGLGRVVIYTAGSRGADVTVPGLTPASADDLRERLKRLAIRAEGDDAV, translated from the coding sequence ATGGGAGGACATGAGACCGGCTTCGCCGCGAACGCCCTCCGTCAGTCGCTCCCGATGACCAGCCTCAACCCGCGCGTCCGGCTCGTCTGGGCCGCCCGATCGGTCGTCAGCGCCGCGATTCTCGGCGTCGTCCTCGCGCTTGCCGCGCGGGTCGCCCCCTTCGTCCCCGAGTGGGTCTCGGTCGGGCTGGCGGGCGGCGTCCTCGTCGTCGGCGTCGTCCACGCGGTGCTCAGATACCGGTCGTGGCAGTACGAGGTGCGCGACGACGCCATCTACCTCGAACGAGGGGTGCTCACCCACGTTCGGACCGTGGTCCCGTTCGTCCGTATCCAGCACGTCGACTCCTCCCGCGGCCCGGTCGAACGGGCCGTCGGGCTGGGCCGCGTCGTCATCTACACGGCCGGATCACGGGGGGCGGACGTGACCGTCCCGGGGTTGACGCCGGCGAGCGCGGACGATCTGCGCGAACGGCTGAAGCGACTGGCGATCCGTGCGGAGGGCGACGACGCTGTATAG
- a CDS encoding PH domain-containing protein: MKLSPLSVPYRILERGGSLLVAAVFLVFSGGSFLGGVAGPLTLVALLGVGVLALVAYQVAYYQRYEYELTADTFDIRSGVFARREREIPLRRIQNVDISRNVVQRVLGIALVDLETAGGSETEASLRFVSFEEAKRLQREVPRMKRGVDPDADREAEPEPATELFALSDRELTLVGLLSFDVRVPGVLALLLSGSVPVVSSFLPRGGAVALVGFVLLVVAGVVLFSWAAGAVAAVVNYYGFHLVRAGDELQYERGLLQRYDGSIPLEKVQTLTVEDTPLKRYFGYATLLIETAGYAPGQSSGGGRGSEAAVPLATRDRVFELANDIDAFGEPDLRRPPRRVRRRYAVRYLIVVGVLTGVLFGVDTALAGAFGLGGLPFPWYLPLGVLVAIPPAAHLKWTHRGYWLGESHVVTRNGVLKRQTKVVPYDRIQTVIDTRTPFQRRWSLATVTIDTAGSLSITGGDAAAVDVDDAVADELRAELDERLRTALAVRRARRARETDAVAAAGDDHDGREAETGGECDADGEAGADTDGDRRPDGSNPEGQPRSEQGPDAPHGAGDDGFVWGTRDEPATDGSDGESPDDEGDTEGSTDPDSAAGTDRTDPFVGGSDDATGAETPPDESEARDDER; the protein is encoded by the coding sequence ATGAAGCTCTCACCCCTTTCGGTCCCGTACCGCATCCTCGAACGCGGCGGGAGCCTCCTCGTCGCCGCGGTGTTCCTCGTCTTCTCCGGTGGGTCGTTCCTCGGCGGCGTGGCCGGGCCGCTGACACTCGTCGCGCTCCTCGGCGTCGGCGTGCTCGCGCTCGTCGCCTACCAGGTGGCGTACTACCAGCGGTACGAGTACGAACTCACGGCCGACACGTTCGACATCAGATCGGGCGTCTTCGCCCGCCGCGAGCGCGAGATTCCGTTACGAAGGATCCAGAACGTCGACATCTCGCGTAACGTCGTCCAGCGGGTGCTCGGCATTGCCCTCGTCGACCTCGAAACCGCGGGCGGGAGCGAGACGGAGGCCTCCCTCAGGTTCGTCTCGTTCGAGGAGGCCAAACGGCTCCAGCGCGAGGTCCCACGGATGAAACGCGGCGTCGACCCCGACGCCGACCGCGAGGCCGAACCCGAGCCCGCGACGGAGCTGTTCGCGCTCTCGGACCGCGAGCTCACCCTCGTCGGGCTGTTGTCGTTCGACGTCCGCGTCCCCGGCGTCCTCGCGCTGTTGCTCTCGGGGTCGGTGCCGGTCGTCTCCTCGTTCCTGCCGCGCGGCGGGGCGGTCGCGCTCGTCGGCTTCGTACTCCTCGTCGTGGCGGGCGTCGTGCTCTTCTCGTGGGCCGCGGGGGCGGTCGCCGCCGTCGTCAACTACTATGGCTTCCACCTTGTGCGCGCGGGGGACGAACTCCAGTACGAGCGCGGACTGCTCCAGCGGTACGACGGCTCGATCCCGCTGGAGAAGGTCCAGACGCTCACGGTCGAAGACACCCCCCTGAAGCGGTACTTCGGCTACGCGACGCTGCTCATCGAGACGGCGGGCTACGCGCCGGGGCAGTCCTCGGGCGGCGGTCGCGGCTCGGAGGCGGCGGTCCCGCTGGCGACGCGCGACCGCGTGTTCGAGCTCGCAAACGACATCGACGCGTTCGGCGAACCCGACCTGCGGCGCCCTCCGAGACGGGTCCGTCGCCGGTACGCCGTCCGGTATCTCATCGTCGTCGGCGTCCTCACGGGCGTGCTCTTCGGCGTCGACACCGCCCTCGCCGGCGCGTTCGGGCTCGGTGGGCTCCCGTTCCCGTGGTATCTACCGCTCGGCGTGCTCGTGGCGATCCCCCCCGCGGCTCATCTCAAGTGGACCCACCGGGGGTACTGGCTCGGCGAGAGCCACGTCGTCACACGCAACGGCGTGTTGAAGCGACAGACCAAGGTGGTCCCCTACGACCGGATCCAGACGGTGATCGACACTCGCACCCCGTTCCAGCGGCGATGGAGCCTCGCGACGGTGACGATCGACACGGCCGGGTCGCTCTCGATCACCGGGGGTGACGCCGCGGCCGTCGACGTCGACGACGCGGTCGCGGACGAACTCCGCGCCGAACTCGACGAACGGCTGCGGACCGCGCTCGCAGTCCGACGGGCCCGACGGGCACGGGAAACCGACGCGGTCGCGGCCGCCGGCGACGACCACGACGGACGCGAAGCCGAGACGGGCGGAGAGTGCGACGCCGATGGCGAAGCCGGAGCCGACACCGACGGCGACCGCCGGCCGGACGGTTCAAATCCAGAGGGCCAGCCCCGCTCGGAACAAGGGCCCGACGCGCCGCACGGAGCGGGCGACGACGGCTTCGTCTGGGGCACGCGCGACGAACCGGCGACCGACGGCTCGGACGGTGAATCGCCGGACGACGAGGGCGACACCGAAGGGTCGACGGACCCCGATTCCGCGGCCGGGACCGACCGCACGGACCCATTCGTCGGCGGGTCTGACGACGCGACTGGGGCGGAGACGCCACCCGACGAGAGCGAGGCCCGAGACGACGAACGGTGA
- a CDS encoding extracellular solute-binding protein translates to MQSQTTVRISAPPWLTDRQAELNSALTDGGGLPPGIRVEFDDEAYAGDALETYGRWLSEGRTSPTIMVMDNPWPSVFIDREQLQPLDPLLAESLTDRIREEYLSSIVSTASDDDDTLYGLPLIIDLPTILYRKDVLRQAGYTDSEFRRWSNDSMSWQQFSAVVEAGMAASGLDGFLWQGAAYEGLACCTFVDFMSSWGGAYFGGYENLFGPVGDRPITVDEQPVVDAIRMLRTFMYGPSDDAALDGYAAISPEAVVDYTEDESHRSFTDGQAIALRNWTYSIDANGAEDRLGDDLGVMPIPYEVSRAESKYGPEIGGMPAALGGWHLTVNPNAPTAKQEAAVEVLRAFHTPQVRHHLFESYGLVSPVPDDLTRDEFREADPLGRYADTLQTALENLVPRPVTRVWPPQSDAIATEVNAALRRRKGPQGAMDDLEQRLREIEESVLSPTSTPTPTERSGGGRTESAGPGSSGTRAASGSTGSGSSEPTTSSTSVGTPTAERATDVANEDGTRAGTSRESAPGFGVLAALAGFGALAWRRRRRD, encoded by the coding sequence ATGCAGAGCCAGACGACGGTACGGATCTCCGCTCCCCCGTGGCTCACGGATCGGCAGGCCGAACTGAACAGCGCCCTCACCGACGGCGGAGGGCTCCCCCCCGGTATCCGGGTCGAGTTCGACGACGAGGCGTACGCGGGAGACGCACTCGAGACGTACGGTCGGTGGCTGAGCGAGGGGAGAACGTCGCCGACGATCATGGTGATGGACAACCCGTGGCCATCGGTGTTCATCGACCGCGAACAGTTACAGCCACTCGACCCGTTGCTCGCCGAGAGCCTGACGGATCGTATCCGAGAGGAGTACCTGTCGTCGATCGTGTCCACAGCATCCGACGACGACGACACCCTGTACGGCTTGCCGCTCATCATCGACCTCCCGACGATCCTGTACCGAAAGGACGTACTCAGACAGGCGGGATACACCGACTCGGAGTTCCGGCGGTGGTCGAACGACTCGATGAGCTGGCAACAGTTCTCGGCGGTCGTCGAGGCGGGGATGGCGGCGTCCGGACTGGACGGGTTCCTCTGGCAGGGGGCCGCGTACGAGGGCTTGGCGTGTTGTACCTTCGTCGATTTCATGTCGTCGTGGGGCGGGGCCTACTTCGGTGGGTACGAGAACCTGTTCGGACCCGTCGGGGACCGGCCGATCACGGTCGACGAGCAACCCGTCGTCGACGCGATTCGGATGCTGCGGACGTTCATGTACGGGCCGTCGGACGACGCCGCGCTCGACGGATACGCGGCGATCTCGCCGGAGGCCGTCGTCGACTACACCGAAGACGAATCGCACCGGTCGTTCACCGACGGACAGGCGATCGCGCTCCGCAACTGGACGTACTCGATCGACGCCAACGGGGCGGAGGACCGACTCGGTGACGACCTCGGTGTGATGCCGATTCCGTACGAGGTCAGTAGAGCCGAATCGAAGTACGGGCCGGAGATCGGCGGCATGCCCGCGGCACTCGGGGGGTGGCATCTGACCGTGAACCCGAACGCACCGACAGCCAAGCAAGAGGCCGCTGTCGAGGTCTTGCGGGCGTTCCACACGCCGCAGGTACGACACCATCTGTTCGAATCGTACGGGCTGGTCTCTCCGGTGCCGGACGATCTCACACGGGACGAGTTCCGGGAGGCGGATCCCCTCGGCAGATACGCCGATACGCTCCAGACTGCCCTGGAGAACCTGGTTCCACGTCCAGTGACACGCGTCTGGCCACCACAGTCGGACGCGATCGCGACCGAGGTGAACGCCGCACTCCGACGGCGAAAGGGACCGCAAGGAGCGATGGACGACCTCGAACAGCGTCTCCGGGAGATCGAAGAGAGCGTCCTGTCGCCGACTTCGACGCCGACGCCGACGGAGAGGTCGGGAGGGGGCCGGACCGAATCGGCGGGTCCCGGATCGTCCGGGACCAGGGCCGCCTCCGGTTCGACGGGGTCCGGATCGTCAGAGCCCACGACGAGCTCCACCTCGGTGGGGACACCCACCGCCGAGCGGGCAACCGACGTCGCGAACGAGGACGGCACCAGAGCGGGGACGAGCCGTGAGTCCGCCCCGGGGTTCGGGGTGCTCGCCGCACTCGCCGGGTTCGGTGCGCTCGCGTGGCGTCGGCGACGAAGGGACTGA
- a CDS encoding DUF7548 family protein — protein MEVEDVAPLAGSAACVACVAALVAPFVLLADPGTELGIYYAFGPVGGTAPGFLAPVTVVVFLAGRRGRTDPVTAAGLTLVLGLGMVGLAASWALAVDPELVYSFPAAWMGYHRWLVLGVSALVPLSAGAYARAVL, from the coding sequence ATGGAGGTCGAAGACGTCGCGCCGCTCGCCGGGAGTGCCGCCTGCGTCGCCTGCGTCGCCGCGCTCGTCGCACCGTTCGTGCTCCTCGCCGATCCCGGCACCGAACTCGGCATCTACTACGCGTTCGGCCCGGTCGGCGGGACGGCACCGGGCTTTCTCGCGCCCGTCACCGTGGTCGTCTTCCTCGCGGGCCGCCGCGGCCGGACCGATCCGGTGACCGCCGCGGGCCTCACGCTCGTGCTCGGCCTGGGGATGGTCGGACTCGCCGCCTCGTGGGCGCTCGCCGTCGATCCCGAACTCGTCTACAGTTTCCCCGCCGCGTGGATGGGTTACCACCGGTGGCTCGTCCTCGGTGTCTCGGCGCTCGTCCCGCTGAGCGCGGGCGCGTACGCCCGCGCCGTCCTCTGA
- a CDS encoding thiolase C-terminal domain-containing protein produces the protein MERVAIIGASMTQFGQRDAWLQELLAEAGMACLDDAGVSSDEIDHLYLANMASGEFEGQTGSMNYLAHDLAAMPSYTQRIDQTSSSGGAGVYAAYQSIASGASEMTLLVGGEKMTHCSTAEATDVIASITHRAEYKHGLTLPSFAGLTARLYLDKYDAPRESLAKVAVKNHKNGVHNPHAQFQKEVSLETVLESPIVADPLRLYDFCPITDGSAALLFCPESVAQEYTDDYAVVAGVGGATDTHVVHERADPTTMRGVVESSEIAYEMADMGPDDVDVAELHDMFTILEFLQSEDLGFFEKGEGWKAIEEGATELDGEIPVNPSGGLKSKGHPLGASGVAQVYEIYKQVIGDADTQQLDADVGLACNVGGFGNCVITTILEGQ, from the coding sequence ATGGAACGCGTTGCAATCATCGGCGCATCGATGACCCAGTTCGGGCAACGGGACGCCTGGCTCCAAGAACTCCTCGCGGAGGCGGGGATGGCCTGTCTGGACGACGCCGGCGTCTCCTCGGACGAGATCGACCACCTCTACCTCGCGAACATGGCGAGCGGCGAGTTCGAGGGGCAGACGGGGTCGATGAACTACCTGGCGCACGACCTGGCGGCGATGCCGTCGTACACCCAGCGGATCGACCAGACCTCTTCTTCCGGCGGTGCGGGCGTCTACGCCGCCTACCAGTCGATCGCGTCGGGCGCGAGCGAGATGACTCTCCTCGTCGGCGGCGAGAAGATGACCCACTGCTCGACCGCCGAGGCCACGGACGTCATCGCGTCGATCACCCACCGCGCGGAGTACAAACACGGGCTGACGCTCCCCTCCTTTGCGGGGCTCACCGCCCGGCTCTACCTCGACAAGTACGACGCGCCCAGGGAGTCGCTGGCGAAGGTCGCGGTGAAGAACCACAAGAACGGCGTCCACAACCCCCACGCGCAGTTCCAGAAGGAAGTCTCCCTCGAGACCGTGCTGGAGTCGCCGATCGTCGCCGACCCCTTGCGGCTGTACGACTTCTGTCCCATCACCGACGGCTCGGCGGCGCTGTTGTTCTGTCCCGAGTCGGTCGCCCAGGAGTACACCGACGACTATGCCGTCGTCGCGGGCGTCGGCGGCGCGACCGACACCCACGTCGTCCACGAGCGCGCGGACCCGACGACGATGCGCGGCGTCGTCGAGTCCTCGGAGATCGCCTACGAGATGGCCGACATGGGTCCCGACGACGTCGACGTCGCGGAACTGCACGACATGTTCACCATCCTCGAGTTCCTCCAGTCGGAGGACCTCGGCTTCTTCGAGAAGGGCGAGGGCTGGAAGGCGATCGAGGAGGGGGCGACGGAGTTGGACGGTGAGATCCCCGTCAACCCCTCGGGCGGCCTGAAGTCGAAGGGCCACCCGCTGGGCGCGTCGGGGGTCGCACAGGTGTACGAGATCTACAAACAGGTCATCGGCGACGCCGACACCCAGCAACTCGACGCGGACGTCGGCCTCGCGTGCAACGTCGGCGGCTTCGGCAACTGCGTCATCACCACGATCCTGGAGGGTCAGTAA
- a CDS encoding OB-fold domain-containing protein, giving the protein MSDSEEKHEMEAYRYSDGSITYPGHPVGPDGSEPEGTVDLSAYTATVVTWTTSTATPPGVRQPNTIAIVEFDVDGEPVRAIGQVDGEVDIGDEVEAVYCAELRDPDAGIRHPDSQEWDGFRFEPV; this is encoded by the coding sequence ATGTCCGATTCCGAGGAAAAACACGAGATGGAGGCGTACCGCTACTCCGACGGCAGCATCACCTACCCCGGTCACCCCGTGGGTCCGGACGGTTCCGAGCCCGAGGGGACGGTCGATCTGAGCGCGTACACGGCGACGGTCGTGACGTGGACGACGTCGACCGCGACGCCGCCGGGCGTCCGCCAGCCGAACACGATCGCGATCGTCGAGTTCGACGTCGACGGCGAGCCCGTGCGAGCGATCGGGCAGGTCGACGGCGAGGTCGACATCGGCGACGAGGTCGAAGCGGTGTACTGCGCGGAGCTCCGCGATCCCGACGCCGGCATCCGTCACCCCGACAGCCAGGAGTGGGACGGGTTCAGGTTCGAACCGGTCTGA
- a CDS encoding HTH domain-containing protein, whose protein sequence is METKGDARMSFTISSADPPRVTFYVRGDMFGANDQQNAVVDRLRELDAADLIEGYDVCVWNSRVRLTDGETPPAVAQYHEFESWAAAEGVDIDPFFTVRERDSFVDGVARELILPVMCLAVHGDDGLEAVAPNTRGAETNTVQDCLDALETPNAPARPVTVPAED, encoded by the coding sequence ATGGAGACGAAGGGGGATGCCAGAATGAGCTTCACTATCAGTAGTGCCGACCCACCCCGGGTCACGTTCTACGTCCGGGGGGACATGTTCGGTGCCAACGACCAGCAGAACGCCGTCGTCGACAGACTCCGCGAACTGGACGCCGCCGACCTAATCGAGGGGTACGACGTCTGTGTCTGGAACAGTCGCGTCAGGTTGACCGACGGTGAGACGCCGCCCGCCGTCGCGCAGTACCACGAGTTCGAGTCGTGGGCGGCCGCCGAGGGGGTCGACATCGACCCGTTCTTCACCGTCCGCGAACGCGACTCGTTCGTCGACGGCGTCGCACGCGAACTCATCCTCCCCGTGATGTGTCTCGCGGTCCACGGCGACGACGGCCTCGAAGCGGTCGCACCGAACACGCGCGGTGCCGAAACGAACACCGTGCAGGACTGTCTCGACGCGCTGGAGACGCCCAACGCGCCCGCCCGCCCCGTCACCGTTCCCGCCGAGGACTGA
- a CDS encoding MaoC family dehydratase, which yields MEHGSMDMTAPVRGMTSAWLRSSKHFSKSLVHMYSSVAEANRAMMTGRNGDSELREPEIDSVAYTRESWSMERTVDSDEALGVGDVVRFTKQITEEEVLTFAAISGDTNRLHLDDEFAAETRFGRRIVHGTLVSGLISSALARLPGMTVYLSQDLRFLKPVDIGSELTAVVEIVEDLGDDRYRLDTVVEDADETAVIDGEAVVLIDPAPEPEA from the coding sequence ATGGAACACGGCTCGATGGATATGACCGCTCCCGTCCGCGGCATGACCTCCGCGTGGCTCCGGTCGTCGAAGCACTTCTCGAAGAGCCTCGTCCACATGTACTCGAGCGTGGCCGAGGCCAACCGAGCGATGATGACGGGCCGGAACGGCGACTCCGAGCTCCGCGAGCCCGAGATCGACTCGGTCGCGTACACGCGCGAGTCGTGGTCGATGGAACGCACCGTCGACTCCGACGAGGCGCTCGGCGTCGGCGACGTCGTCCGGTTCACGAAGCAGATCACAGAGGAGGAGGTGCTGACCTTCGCGGCCATCAGCGGCGACACCAACCGGCTCCACCTCGACGACGAGTTCGCCGCCGAGACCCGTTTCGGCCGCCGGATCGTCCACGGCACGCTCGTCTCCGGGCTCATCAGCTCCGCGCTCGCGCGCCTGCCCGGCATGACGGTCTACCTCTCGCAGGACCTCCGGTTCCTCAAACCCGTCGACATCGGCTCGGAACTCACGGCCGTCGTCGAGATCGTCGAAGACCTCGGCGACGACCGCTACCGCCTCGACACGGTCGTCGAGGACGCCGACGAGACGGCCGTGATCGACGGCGAGGCCGTCGTGCTCATCGACCCCGCGCCCGAGCCCGAAGCCTGA
- a CDS encoding AbrB/MazE/SpoVT family DNA-binding domain-containing protein, producing the protein MTDDPDDGTPMWSPAAFAKQMQEASQQATQGQQELFKQFMKAGTGGVDGFSQLNAMSMGSAMFKTRVQSGGRISIPDAEREALDIEEGDIVQAIVIPVKRNR; encoded by the coding sequence ATGACAGACGACCCGGACGATGGGACACCGATGTGGTCCCCCGCCGCGTTCGCGAAGCAGATGCAGGAAGCGTCCCAGCAGGCCACCCAGGGCCAGCAGGAGCTGTTCAAACAGTTCATGAAGGCCGGAACGGGTGGGGTGGACGGCTTCTCGCAGTTGAACGCGATGAGTATGGGCAGCGCGATGTTCAAGACGCGCGTCCAGAGCGGCGGCCGCATCTCCATCCCCGACGCCGAGCGCGAGGCGCTCGACATCGAGGAGGGCGACATCGTCCAGGCGATCGTCATCCCCGTCAAACGAAACCGGTGA